One Helicobacter sp. MIT 21-1697 genomic window carries:
- the rplN gene encoding 50S ribosomal protein L14 — translation MIQSFTRLSVADNSGAKEIMCIKILGGSHRRYARVGDVIVASVKKAIPNGKVKKGQVVKAVVVRTKKEIHRENGSLVRFDDNAAVILDAKKEPIGTRIFGPVSREVRYANFMKIVSLAPEVL, via the coding sequence ATGATACAAAGTTTTACAAGATTGAGTGTTGCAGATAATAGCGGTGCAAAAGAGATTATGTGCATTAAGATTCTAGGCGGAAGTCATAGAAGATATGCGCGTGTAGGCGATGTCATCGTGGCATCTGTGAAAAAAGCCATTCCAAATGGTAAGGTAAAAAAAGGGCAGGTTGTTAAAGCGGTAGTTGTGCGAACAAAAAAAGAGATTCATCGTGAAAATGGCTCTTTAGTGCGCTTTGATGATAATGCAGCGGTGATTCTTGATGCCAAAAAAGAACCTATTGGCACGAGAATCTTTGGACCAGTAAGCAGAGAAGTGCGATATGCAAATTTTATGAAAATAGTATCGTTAGCTCCGGAGGTGTTATAG
- the rpsQ gene encoding 30S ribosomal protein S17: MSEKQAHKRVIQGKVISKAGNKSIVILVERKVVHSKYRKIVKRFKKYTIHDENQSAKIGDVVSAIECKPISKTKAFRFKEIITAGVEL, encoded by the coding sequence ATGAGTGAAAAACAAGCACATAAGAGAGTAATTCAAGGTAAAGTCATCAGCAAAGCAGGGAATAAAAGTATAGTGATTTTGGTAGAGCGGAAAGTTGTTCATAGCAAATATCGTAAGATTGTAAAACGTTTTAAAAAATATACTATACACGATGAGAATCAGAGTGCAAAAATTGGTGATGTGGTGAGTGCTATTGAGTGTAAGCCTATCTCTAAAACGAAAGCTTTTAGATTTAAAGAAATTATTACTGCAGGAGTAGAGCTATGA
- the rpmC gene encoding 50S ribosomal protein L29: MKFIDLKDKDIAELQKMLKEKKSLLFEKRLQLKTMQLTNPSEIKVIRKDIARINTALSAKKD; encoded by the coding sequence ATGAAATTTATTGATTTAAAAGACAAGGACATTGCAGAATTGCAAAAGATGTTGAAAGAAAAAAAATCGTTGCTTTTTGAAAAAAGATTGCAACTCAAGACAATGCAGCTTACTAATCCAAGCGAAATCAAGGTTATTCGCAAGGATATTGCTAGAATCAATACAGCCTTAAGTGCAAAGAAGGATTAG
- the rplP gene encoding 50S ribosomal protein L16: MLMPKRTKYRKQMKGRNRGKSFRGANLAFGDIGIKAIEHGRIDSRQIESARIAMTRHIKRAGKVWIRVFPDKPLTAKPLETRMGKGKGGVEKWVMNIKPGRLIYEMAGIDESLAREALALAQSKLPFKTKIITSESENEIY, from the coding sequence ATGTTAATGCCAAAAAGAACAAAATATAGAAAGCAGATGAAAGGGCGCAATCGCGGCAAATCATTCCGCGGTGCAAATCTAGCTTTTGGTGATATTGGGATTAAAGCAATAGAGCACGGGCGCATTGATTCTCGCCAAATAGAATCTGCTCGTATTGCAATGACTCGTCATATCAAAAGAGCGGGTAAGGTTTGGATTCGTGTATTCCCTGATAAGCCATTAACTGCAAAACCTCTTGAAACAAGAATGGGTAAGGGTAAAGGTGGCGTAGAAAAGTGGGTAATGAACATTAAGCCCGGTCGTTTGATTTATGAGATGGCAGGGATTGATGAATCTTTGGCAAGAGAGGCTTTAGCTTTAGCTCAAAGCAAACTTCCTTTTAAGACGAAAATCATAACTAGCGAGAGTGAAAATGAAATTTATTGA
- the rpsC gene encoding 30S ribosomal protein S3: MGQKVNPIGLRLGINRNWSSRWFSVSQTTPSNILEDHKIRKFLKREMYYAGVSEFIIERAANKIRVTVVASRPGLIIGKKGVDIDKHKEALKKILHKEVFINIKEAKRPQANAQLAAENIATQLEKRVAFRRAMKKVMQAAMKAGAKGIKVKVSGRLAGAEMARTEWYMEGRVPLHTLRAKIDYGFAEAMTTYGIIGVKVWIFKGEVLHKGILPEKKEESKSGDKEVRSKSRRGRQ; the protein is encoded by the coding sequence ATGGGTCAAAAAGTTAATCCGATAGGTTTAAGGTTAGGTATTAATCGTAATTGGTCTTCTCGGTGGTTTTCTGTATCACAAACAACACCTTCAAATATATTAGAGGATCACAAGATTCGTAAGTTTTTGAAGCGCGAAATGTATTATGCAGGTGTGAGTGAATTTATTATTGAACGCGCGGCAAATAAGATTCGTGTAACCGTTGTGGCTTCGCGCCCGGGGTTAATTATTGGTAAAAAGGGTGTAGATATTGATAAGCATAAGGAAGCTTTGAAAAAAATTCTTCATAAGGAAGTGTTTATTAATATTAAAGAAGCAAAGCGTCCTCAAGCCAATGCTCAGCTTGCAGCAGAAAATATTGCAACTCAACTTGAAAAACGTGTAGCTTTCAGACGCGCTATGAAAAAGGTTATGCAGGCTGCAATGAAAGCAGGAGCAAAAGGGATTAAAGTAAAGGTATCAGGACGTTTGGCTGGAGCTGAAATGGCAAGAACAGAATGGTATATGGAAGGTCGCGTTCCTCTCCATACTTTGCGTGCAAAAATTGATTATGGTTTTGCAGAGGCAATGACAACTTATGGAATCATTGGTGTAAAGGTATGGATTTTTAAAGGTGAGGTGCTTCACAAGGGTATTTTACCAGAGAAAAAAGAAGAGAGTAAGAGCGGTGATAAAGAAGTGCGCTCTAAATCACGAAGAGGGAGGCAATAA
- the rpsS gene encoding 30S ribosomal protein S19: MARSIKKGPFVDDYLIKKVEKAKAGKDNKPIKTWSRRSTILPDMIGLTFNVHNGRAFIPVYITENHVGYKLGEFAPTRTFKGHKGSVQKKIGK; this comes from the coding sequence ATGGCAAGGTCAATTAAAAAAGGTCCATTTGTTGATGATTATCTCATCAAAAAGGTTGAGAAAGCAAAAGCGGGCAAAGATAATAAGCCTATCAAAACTTGGTCAAGACGTAGCACGATTTTACCAGATATGATAGGGCTTACCTTTAATGTTCATAATGGCAGAGCATTTATACCTGTTTATATTACTGAAAATCACGTAGGTTATAAGCTTGGTGAGTTTGCTCCAACACGCACCTTTAAAGGACACAAAGGCAGTGTCCAAAAGAAAATTGGTAAGTAA
- the rplB gene encoding 50S ribosomal protein L2 translates to MAVKTYKPYTPSRRFMSNLSSSDITGKASVKSLLIKLSVSAGRNNNGRITSRHKEGGAKKFYRIIDFKRNKFNVPGKVAAIEYDPYRNCRIALIHYADGEKRYIIQPSGLKVGDVVFSAPSGLDIKTGFAMKLKSMPIGTIVHNIEMHPGAGGALARSAGTSAQIMGREGKYIILRMPSGEMRYILEECMATIGVVGNEDFANISIGKAGRNRHRGIRPQTRGSAMNPVDHPHGGGEGKTGSSGHPVSPWGTPAKGFKTRKKKASDKLIISRKKK, encoded by the coding sequence ATGGCAGTTAAGACATATAAGCCTTATACCCCAAGTCGTAGATTTATGAGCAATTTAAGTTCTAGCGACATTACGGGTAAGGCAAGTGTAAAAAGTTTGCTTATTAAATTATCAGTAAGTGCAGGAAGAAATAATAACGGACGCATTACAAGTCGTCATAAAGAGGGTGGAGCAAAGAAGTTTTATAGAATCATTGATTTTAAACGTAATAAATTTAATGTTCCAGGAAAGGTCGCTGCGATTGAATATGACCCATATCGTAATTGTCGCATAGCGCTTATTCATTACGCTGATGGAGAAAAGCGCTATATTATTCAACCCAGTGGTTTAAAAGTGGGCGATGTTGTATTTTCTGCTCCATCTGGGCTTGATATTAAAACAGGCTTTGCAATGAAACTCAAAAGTATGCCTATTGGCACGATTGTGCATAATATTGAAATGCACCCGGGTGCAGGTGGAGCTCTTGCGAGGAGTGCGGGAACAAGTGCGCAAATTATGGGACGCGAGGGTAAATATATTATCCTTAGAATGCCAAGTGGAGAGATGAGATATATTTTAGAAGAATGTATGGCAACCATAGGTGTAGTGGGAAATGAGGATTTTGCAAATATCTCTATTGGTAAAGCAGGACGCAATCGTCATCGTGGTATTCGCCCACAGACACGCGGTAGCGCAATGAATCCAGTAGATCACCCTCACGGCGGTGGTGAAGGTAAAACAGGTTCTAGCGGACACCCTGTATCTCCGTGGGGAACTCCGGCAAAAGGATTTAAAACTCGTAAGAAAAAAGCGAGTGATAAATTAATCATTTCAAGAAAGAAAAAATAA
- a CDS encoding 50S ribosomal protein L23, producing MADITDIKSILYTEKSLSLQESGMLVVQTATNVSKNQLKEIFKEYFGITPLRINSLRQEGKVKRFRGKIGQRASFKKFYVKIPEGAKLDALSV from the coding sequence ATGGCAGATATTACAGATATTAAGTCAATTCTCTATACAGAAAAATCTCTCTCACTTCAAGAAAGTGGTATGTTGGTTGTGCAAACAGCGACAAATGTAAGTAAAAATCAACTCAAAGAGATTTTTAAAGAATATTTTGGCATTACACCTCTAAGAATCAACTCTCTTCGCCAAGAGGGTAAAGTAAAAAGATTCAGAGGTAAAATCGGGCAGAGAGCATCGTTTAAAAAGTTTTATGTAAAGATTCCAGAGGGCGCAAAACTTGATGCGCTATCAGTATAA
- the rplD gene encoding 50S ribosomal protein L4 has translation MSKAILLDKKLQQSNELALPERYAQIKEHNLYLYVKSYLSSLRANSASAKKRGEVSGGGKKPWKQKGGGRARAGSITSPVFVGGGVSHGPSNDKNYTLKINKKQKRLALEYALFQKAQEGRLFVVDSLAMPSGKTKDAYAMFKALKQRSTLFVAQMSDEPTFLAFRNLQQCYLADANELNAYLVAAFRSVVIEKAVFDEIIAEKKGE, from the coding sequence ATGAGTAAAGCAATTTTATTAGACAAAAAGCTTCAACAAAGCAATGAATTGGCATTGCCCGAGAGATATGCGCAAATCAAGGAACATAATTTGTATTTGTATGTCAAATCTTATCTCTCATCACTTCGTGCAAATTCTGCCTCTGCGAAAAAGAGAGGTGAAGTAAGTGGCGGAGGCAAAAAGCCGTGGAAACAAAAAGGTGGAGGTCGCGCACGCGCTGGGAGCATTACCTCTCCTGTATTTGTGGGCGGTGGTGTTTCTCACGGACCAAGCAATGATAAAAACTATACACTCAAAATCAACAAAAAGCAAAAGCGTTTGGCTCTTGAATACGCACTTTTTCAAAAAGCACAAGAAGGCAGACTTTTTGTAGTAGATTCTTTGGCAATGCCTAGTGGCAAGACAAAAGATGCGTATGCAATGTTTAAGGCATTAAAGCAACGTAGCACATTATTTGTCGCGCAAATGAGCGATGAACCTACATTTTTAGCATTTAGAAATTTACAACAATGTTATTTGGCTGATGCTAATGAGCTTAATGCGTATTTGGTGGCAGCTTTTCGCTCTGTTGTGATTGAAAAAGCTGTTTTTGATGAAATTATTGCAGAAAAGAAGGGGGAATAA
- the rplC gene encoding 50S ribosomal protein L3 yields MEFIVEKIGMSRTIGTKSEAVTLLRVLGAKVCEIYDNGRALVAYSQGKAVNKAIAGQQKKYSLSKEFNRFATLKVSNKEIGDIDVAGLSEAKRVQVSFKTKGRGFSGAMKRWNFQGGPGAHGSRFHRRVGSIGNREWPGRVQPGKKMAGHYGNELVSAKNDIMSFDKESAILVLKGSVAGFNGAFGRIQIIK; encoded by the coding sequence ATGGAATTTATAGTTGAAAAAATCGGTATGAGCCGCACAATAGGCACAAAGAGTGAAGCTGTAACCTTGCTTCGTGTGCTTGGCGCAAAAGTGTGCGAAATATACGATAATGGTAGAGCATTAGTGGCTTATTCTCAAGGAAAAGCTGTAAATAAGGCTATCGCTGGGCAGCAGAAAAAATACAGCTTAAGCAAAGAGTTTAATCGTTTTGCAACACTTAAGGTGAGCAACAAAGAAATTGGCGATATTGATGTCGCTGGTTTGAGTGAAGCTAAGCGAGTTCAGGTGAGCTTTAAAACTAAAGGACGCGGCTTTAGTGGGGCGATGAAACGATGGAACTTTCAAGGTGGTCCGGGTGCGCACGGAAGCAGATTCCATAGGCGCGTAGGTTCAATAGGGAATCGTGAGTGGCCCGGACGTGTTCAGCCGGGTAAAAAAATGGCTGGACATTATGGAAATGAGCTTGTAAGTGCAAAAAATGATATTATGTCCTTTGATAAAGAAAGTGCCATTTTGGTGCTTAAGGGTTCAGTAGCTGGATTTAATGGTGCATTTGGCAGAATCCAAATTATAAAATAA
- the rpsJ gene encoding 30S ribosomal protein S10, producing the protein MERIRLRLKAYDHRVLDRSVASIVEAVKRTGSEIRGPVPLPTKKKRYTVLRSPHINKDSREQFEIRVHHRIIDIMSATPDTVDSLMKLDLAPEVDVEVMSMSK; encoded by the coding sequence ATGGAAAGAATACGACTTAGGCTTAAGGCTTATGATCATAGGGTTCTTGATAGGTCGGTTGCATCTATTGTAGAAGCAGTAAAAAGGACAGGTTCAGAGATAAGGGGTCCAGTGCCACTTCCCACTAAAAAGAAGAGATATACTGTACTTCGTTCGCCACATATCAATAAAGATTCTCGTGAGCAGTTTGAAATCAGAGTGCATCATCGTATCATTGATATTATGTCGGCTACTCCTGATACCGTAGATAGCCTTATGAAGCTTGATTTGGCTCCAGAAGTAGATGTAGAAGTTATGTCTATGAGTAAGTAG
- a CDS encoding acyl-[ACP]--phospholipid O-acyltransferase, with product MRMNKIWKIKGFVSFILVAFINAFVDLGHKITIQNTLYKIYDGSELTLLTSVINALILLPFILLFTPSGFLADRFPKNVVMRVSAWFGAALTALITICYFMGWFWVAFGATLLMAVQSAIYSPAKYGFIKDLVGKDMLAWGNGIIQATAIVAILAGMSVFSFFFEIMYNISDLGFLAQKSEILQSIAPLGFILFFCAMIELYLCYRLPTLTKGTQEHFDKKAYLSGSLLKNNLKLLKSHRNIWLSVVGIAVFWSISQLLLATFPTYVKAAFEEHNAFRVQMVIGCSGLGIILGSIIAGRFSKQYIETGLIPLGAALVCLMSLLLLSFSSLTSYVIVFFLFGMGGALFVIPLNALIQFHAKEGELGKVLAGNNFIQNIGMLGFLGIGTLASLFHLDVVYLFYLCMIVAFCGMIYVVRLLPFSLVRMLVTLAFFQRYRLNVEGFENVPAEGGVLLLGNHISFIDWAMVQLALPRKVYFVMERSYYDRWYIRIFLDMFGVIPVSNAGSKKALESIAAKLAQGYMVCLFPEGSISRHGHLNEFKSGFELATKHLQPDEAVILPFYIRGLWGSAFSRAHQGFQERRKSFAKRNITIAFGECLHIHSSSQQLKAKVFELSFSAWKSQCQSLPTIGKAWIESAKKWGNEIAIVDSMSGSMSYTKMLVLTIILSTFFRKNITNERNIGIILPASLASSLCNLSLLMAGKTIVNLNFTAGQSAVNAAIESAQIRSIYTSRTFIEKLKGKGVEFTFSPLVKLFYMEDLVSEVRANKLDFIVKMLQVVLLPAFLLKWLYVQSQKNTDIAAILFSSGSEGKPKGVMLSHLNIMSNILQISDVIHARDEDSMLSSLPPFHAFGLTVTMLMPLLEGMLSVTHADPTDAVGIAKAIAKNKVSVMCGTSTFLGIYARNSKVDKLMFDSLRLVVAGAEKLKKDVKEAFVMKFNKEIYEGYGATETTPVASVNLPNEFDVENWSIHRASKEGSVGMPLPGSAIRIVEPNTMQELPVGEDGLILIGGHQVMVGYLNDEQKTQEVIVEIDGIRWYKSGDKGHLDADGFIHIVDRYSRFAKIGGEMVSLGGIEEEIQKIIKKSEIDEELRYVAVAVEDGKKGESVVLLASGEKDEIQRLESALKEAQIPALFKPSKIFIVESIPTLGSGKIDLKGAKSIAQGLVG from the coding sequence GTGAGAATGAATAAAATATGGAAGATTAAAGGATTCGTATCTTTTATTCTTGTAGCTTTTATCAATGCCTTTGTAGATTTGGGGCATAAAATTACTATTCAAAATACACTTTATAAAATCTATGATGGAAGCGAATTAACATTGCTTACAAGTGTCATTAATGCTCTTATTTTATTGCCTTTTATTTTGCTTTTTACGCCTTCTGGATTCTTAGCTGATAGATTCCCTAAAAATGTTGTTATGCGTGTAAGTGCGTGGTTTGGTGCGGCTCTTACAGCTCTGATTACAATATGTTATTTTATGGGCTGGTTTTGGGTTGCTTTTGGAGCGACATTACTTATGGCGGTGCAATCAGCGATTTATTCTCCTGCAAAATATGGCTTTATTAAGGATTTAGTCGGTAAAGATATGCTTGCGTGGGGAAATGGAATAATACAAGCAACAGCTATTGTGGCAATTTTGGCAGGAATGAGTGTGTTTTCATTCTTTTTTGAAATAATGTATAATATAAGTGATTTAGGATTCTTAGCACAAAAGAGTGAAATTCTACAAAGTATTGCCCCACTTGGATTTATTTTATTTTTCTGTGCAATGATTGAGCTTTATTTATGCTATCGTTTGCCTACTCTCACAAAAGGCACACAAGAGCATTTTGATAAAAAGGCATATTTGAGCGGTTCTTTGTTGAAAAATAATCTTAAACTCCTTAAGTCTCATCGTAATATCTGGCTTTCTGTTGTAGGCATAGCTGTTTTTTGGTCTATCTCTCAACTGCTTTTGGCGACATTTCCTACTTATGTTAAAGCTGCATTTGAGGAACACAATGCCTTTAGGGTGCAAATGGTTATTGGGTGTTCTGGGCTTGGTATTATCCTTGGTTCTATCATTGCGGGGAGATTCTCAAAGCAATACATTGAAACAGGGCTTATCCCTCTAGGAGCAGCTCTTGTATGCTTGATGAGCTTGCTTCTACTAAGCTTTTCTAGTCTCACATCTTATGTAATTGTGTTTTTTCTTTTCGGTATGGGAGGTGCGCTTTTTGTAATTCCACTCAATGCCCTCATTCAATTTCACGCTAAAGAGGGCGAACTTGGCAAGGTTTTAGCTGGAAATAATTTTATTCAAAATATAGGAATGCTCGGATTCTTAGGCATTGGAACTTTGGCTTCACTCTTTCATCTTGATGTGGTGTATTTATTTTATCTCTGTATGATTGTTGCCTTTTGTGGAATGATTTATGTTGTGCGGCTTTTGCCCTTTTCATTAGTGAGAATGCTTGTTACCCTTGCGTTTTTTCAACGTTATCGCTTGAATGTAGAAGGGTTTGAGAATGTTCCTGCAGAGGGTGGTGTATTGTTGCTTGGGAATCATATATCTTTTATAGATTGGGCAATGGTGCAGTTGGCATTGCCGCGCAAGGTGTATTTTGTAATGGAGAGAAGCTATTATGATAGGTGGTATATACGTATTTTTCTTGATATGTTTGGCGTGATACCTGTCTCAAATGCTGGGAGTAAGAAGGCTTTAGAATCTATTGCAGCAAAACTTGCACAAGGGTATATGGTATGTCTTTTTCCAGAAGGTTCAATTTCAAGACACGGACATCTCAACGAATTTAAAAGTGGCTTTGAGCTTGCTACAAAGCATTTGCAACCTGATGAAGCTGTGATATTACCTTTTTATATTCGCGGCTTATGGGGAAGTGCATTTTCACGCGCACATCAGGGATTCCAAGAGAGGCGTAAAAGCTTTGCTAAACGTAATATTACTATTGCTTTTGGTGAATGTCTTCATATTCATTCAAGCTCACAACAGCTTAAGGCAAAAGTCTTTGAACTCTCCTTTAGTGCGTGGAAATCACAATGTCAATCTTTGCCAACTATTGGTAAGGCGTGGATAGAGAGTGCTAAAAAATGGGGCAATGAAATTGCTATTGTTGATAGTATGAGTGGCTCAATGAGTTATACTAAAATGCTTGTTTTGACGATAATCCTCTCTACATTTTTTAGAAAAAATATCACCAACGAACGCAATATTGGTATTATCTTACCTGCTTCGCTTGCAAGTTCATTATGCAATCTTTCTTTGCTTATGGCTGGGAAAACTATTGTAAATCTTAATTTTACTGCAGGGCAAAGCGCTGTAAATGCAGCGATAGAATCTGCGCAAATTCGCTCAATCTATACTTCAAGGACTTTCATAGAAAAACTTAAAGGCAAGGGTGTGGAATTTACATTTTCTCCTTTAGTGAAGCTTTTTTATATGGAGGATTTAGTGAGCGAAGTGAGAGCAAATAAACTTGATTTTATAGTTAAAATGCTACAAGTAGTGCTATTACCCGCATTTCTCCTCAAATGGCTTTATGTTCAATCCCAAAAGAATACCGATATAGCAGCTATTCTTTTTAGTAGTGGAAGCGAGGGCAAGCCAAAGGGGGTTATGCTCTCGCATCTTAATATTATGAGCAATATTTTGCAAATCTCTGATGTGATTCACGCACGCGATGAGGATTCTATGCTTTCTTCTTTACCGCCATTTCACGCTTTTGGACTTACTGTTACAATGCTTATGCCCTTGCTTGAGGGAATGCTCTCTGTTACACACGCAGATCCAACTGATGCAGTCGGCATTGCTAAAGCGATTGCGAAAAATAAAGTAAGCGTGATGTGCGGGACTTCAACTTTCCTAGGCATTTATGCGCGTAATAGTAAGGTAGATAAGTTGATGTTTGATAGTTTGCGTTTGGTGGTAGCGGGAGCTGAAAAACTCAAAAAAGATGTCAAAGAAGCCTTTGTGATGAAATTCAATAAAGAAATTTATGAGGGTTATGGTGCGACAGAGACTACACCTGTGGCGAGTGTGAATCTCCCTAATGAGTTTGATGTAGAAAATTGGAGCATTCATCGGGCAAGCAAAGAGGGAAGTGTAGGTATGCCTTTGCCCGGAAGTGCGATTAGAATCGTTGAGCCAAATACGATGCAAGAGTTGCCTGTGGGTGAAGACGGATTAATACTCATTGGAGGACATCAAGTAATGGTGGGTTATCTTAACGATGAGCAAAAGACTCAAGAGGTGATTGTAGAAATTGATGGGATTCGGTGGTATAAAAGTGGTGACAAAGGGCATTTAGACGCTGATGGGTTTATTCATATCGTAGATAGGTATTCACGCTTTGCAAAAATAGGTGGGGAAATGGTGAGTCTTGGCGGCATTGAGGAGGAGATACAAAAAATCATTAAAAAAAGCGAGATTGATGAGGAGCTTAGATATGTTGCTGTCGCAGTGGAAGATGGCAAAAAGGGTGAGAGTGTCGTGTTGCTTGCAAGTGGCGAGAAAGATGAAATACAAAGGTTAGAATCTGCACTTAAAGAAGCGCAGATTCCTGCACTTTTTAAGCCGTCTAAAATTTTCATCGTAGAATCTATCCCAACTCTTGGTTCTGGTAAGATTGATTTAAAGGGTGCAAAAAGCATAGCACAAGGGCTTGTTGGTTAA
- a CDS encoding L,D-transpeptidase family protein, whose product MRLCRVLWCVLALSFMEHIYALDMQLVGLVNEYKKNGIGAVESKLEAYLSDKAYWAEYLKENATEYGYFEDLKFLFVSNKSAPSLQLYQLKGSKLQELGNSSALVAKGKGNKKKEGDLTTPIGSYDLNARLTGLDQYYGPLAFATNYPNVYDQSLKKTGGGIWIHGLPLNGNREDINTRGCIAIDNELLKKYDKMIDWKKTMLIIYEGVFKPASVEELSIVLSQLYQWKRAWQKSDLQTYLNFYDEKNFYRPDGMSFKSFREHKKNIFAKNESKNIRISNINVSIYPNESHHNMYRISFFQDYKAFLNGKPSFSSAGQKDMYVFVENGKIKILSEK is encoded by the coding sequence ATGAGATTGTGCAGGGTGCTTTGGTGTGTATTGGCACTAAGCTTTATGGAGCATATTTATGCTTTAGATATGCAGCTTGTGGGTTTAGTCAATGAATATAAAAAAAATGGTATAGGCGCGGTAGAATCAAAACTTGAGGCTTACTTATCAGATAAAGCGTATTGGGCGGAATATCTCAAAGAAAATGCCACAGAGTATGGGTATTTTGAGGATTTAAAATTTTTGTTTGTATCAAATAAATCTGCTCCATCACTTCAGCTCTATCAACTTAAAGGTTCTAAACTCCAAGAACTTGGCAACTCATCAGCACTTGTCGCAAAGGGTAAGGGCAACAAGAAAAAAGAAGGGGATTTGACAACGCCTATTGGCTCTTATGATTTAAATGCACGCCTTACAGGATTAGACCAATATTATGGACCTTTGGCATTTGCTACAAATTATCCTAATGTGTATGACCAATCTCTGAAAAAGACAGGAGGCGGGATTTGGATTCACGGATTGCCTTTAAATGGTAATAGAGAGGATATTAATACGCGTGGGTGCATTGCTATTGATAATGAATTACTGAAAAAATATGACAAGATGATTGATTGGAAAAAAACTATGCTTATTATTTATGAGGGAGTCTTTAAGCCTGCAAGTGTAGAGGAACTCTCAATCGTGCTTTCTCAACTCTATCAGTGGAAAAGGGCGTGGCAAAAAAGTGATTTGCAAACTTATTTAAACTTTTATGATGAAAAGAATTTTTATCGCCCCGATGGTATGAGTTTCAAATCTTTTAGAGAGCATAAGAAAAATATTTTTGCCAAAAATGAGAGCAAAAACATACGCATTTCCAATATCAATGTGTCTATTTATCCCAATGAATCACATCATAATATGTATCGCATAAGTTTTTTTCAAGATTATAAAGCCTTTCTCAATGGTAAGCCAAGCTTTAGCTCTGCGGGACAAAAAGATATGTATGTGTTCGTAGAAAATGGGAAAATTAAAATACTTAGCGAAAAATAA
- the era gene encoding GTPase Era, translating into MQIASISNPTLPPRAGFVATLGRPNAGKSTLLNHLLGEHLALVSHKANATRKQLQLIVPYKPLNAQIIFVDTPGIHHQEKLLNQYMLSQALKAMGDCDLALYLAPVSDDIRHYEHFLELYQGKHILLLSKIDTCTNEQILCKITQYQRFSDTFLELLPVSVKRGFDKEMILRTIASHLPFSPFLYDEELLCNVSLKEIYKEMIRQSLFENLSDEIPYEADVVIKTFEEGAEQDRIFAHIIVEKSSQKGVVIGKGGSGIKRISKCAREKIQSLSTKAIFLKLDVEVYKGWSKQRETLKKIGYDFTL; encoded by the coding sequence ATGCAAATAGCATCTATAAGTAATCCAACATTACCCCCTCGTGCTGGGTTTGTGGCGACACTTGGCAGACCAAATGCGGGAAAATCTACTTTGCTTAATCATCTTTTAGGAGAGCATCTCGCGCTTGTCTCACATAAAGCAAATGCTACGCGTAAGCAACTCCAACTTATTGTGCCCTATAAGCCGCTTAATGCGCAAATAATCTTTGTGGATACGCCGGGCATACATCATCAAGAAAAATTACTCAATCAATATATGCTCTCCCAAGCTCTCAAGGCAATGGGGGATTGTGATTTGGCATTGTATCTTGCGCCAGTGAGTGATGATATAAGACATTATGAGCATTTTTTAGAACTCTATCAAGGCAAACATATTTTGCTTTTAAGCAAAATTGATACTTGCACTAATGAGCAGATTTTGTGCAAAATCACTCAATATCAACGCTTTAGCGATACTTTTTTGGAATTATTGCCTGTAAGTGTGAAAAGAGGATTTGATAAAGAGATGATATTGCGCACCATTGCTTCACATTTGCCTTTTTCACCATTTTTGTATGATGAGGAACTCCTCTGTAATGTTTCGCTCAAAGAGATTTATAAAGAAATGATTCGTCAGAGTTTATTTGAGAATCTAAGCGATGAGATTCCATACGAGGCTGATGTGGTGATTAAAACATTTGAAGAGGGCGCGGAACAAGATAGAATCTTTGCCCATATTATTGTGGAAAAATCAAGCCAAAAAGGTGTAGTCATTGGCAAAGGTGGCAGTGGTATCAAACGCATTAGCAAATGCGCACGCGAAAAAATCCAATCTCTAAGCACTAAAGCGATTTTTTTAAAACTTGATGTTGAGGTATATAAAGGTTGGAGTAAGCAAAGAGAAACATTGAAAAAAATAGGGTATGATTTCACCCTATAA